The following coding sequences lie in one Pseudomonas svalbardensis genomic window:
- a CDS encoding FUSC family protein yields MTPLPAPLRWLYSLEWRRGFFDWARSDGVTWVYIFKVLFAAFLTLWLAMRLELPQPRTAMITVFIVMQPQSGHVLAKSFYRFLGTLAGSAVMVALIALFAQNTELFLGSLAIWVGICSAGAARYRNFRAYGFVLAGYTAAMVGLPALAHPDGAFMAAVWRVLEISLGIICSTLVSAAILPQSASAAMRNALYQRFGVFALFVTDGLRGRSKREAFEASNVRFIAEAVGLEGLRSVTVFEDPHMRRRNGRLSRLNSEFMGITTRFNALHQLLERLRSSGAEHVVAAIKPGLQDLAELLDGFSGRALTNADAGRLVIALTAYKEGLPARVRSLRATFQERDPSDAEQLDFHTAYELLYRFVDDLHNYAQTHASLADHSHVREQWDEPFTPQTNWMASAASGIRAAFILVVLGCYWVATAWPSGATMTLIAAATVGLSAATPNPKRMAFQMACGTLLGALIGFVEMFFIFPWIDGFPLLCVMLAPVIVLGSFLTSRPQYAGVGLGLLIFFSTGSVPDNLTVYNPYAFINDYIAMVLGMLVCAAAGAIILPPNSRWLWRRLEQDLRGQVVYAISGKLKGLASSFESSTRDLLHQAYGLAAGQPQVQRDLLCWMFVVLEVGHAIIELRKEQAILPVHPAYAESQPWRQAIRVMGRSLVRLFLQPSQSNLERSLIAVDHAISRAQATDEPFAPHFDTSALRRVKSYLHFIRTSLLDPQSPLAGYINANATAKPQGLEHAS; encoded by the coding sequence ATGACTCCCTTGCCCGCACCTTTGCGCTGGCTGTATTCCCTTGAATGGCGCCGGGGTTTCTTCGACTGGGCGCGCAGCGATGGCGTGACCTGGGTCTACATTTTCAAGGTCTTGTTCGCGGCGTTTCTGACGCTGTGGCTGGCCATGCGCCTGGAGTTGCCGCAGCCGCGCACGGCGATGATCACCGTGTTCATCGTCATGCAACCGCAAAGCGGCCACGTGCTGGCCAAGAGTTTCTATCGCTTCCTTGGGACATTGGCCGGCTCGGCAGTGATGGTCGCGTTGATTGCCTTGTTTGCGCAGAACACCGAGCTGTTCCTCGGTTCGCTGGCGATCTGGGTCGGCATCTGTTCGGCCGGCGCGGCGCGCTATCGCAACTTCCGCGCCTATGGTTTCGTGCTCGCCGGGTACACCGCCGCGATGGTCGGCTTGCCCGCACTGGCGCACCCGGACGGCGCGTTCATGGCCGCCGTGTGGCGGGTGCTGGAAATCTCCCTGGGGATTATTTGCTCCACGCTGGTCAGCGCCGCGATCCTGCCGCAATCCGCCAGCGCCGCCATGCGCAACGCCTTGTATCAGCGCTTCGGCGTGTTCGCGCTATTCGTCACGGATGGCTTACGTGGTCGTAGCAAACGGGAGGCTTTCGAGGCGAGCAACGTGCGCTTCATTGCCGAGGCCGTGGGGCTGGAAGGGTTGCGCAGCGTCACCGTGTTCGAAGACCCGCACATGCGCCGGCGCAACGGCCGGCTCAGCCGCTTGAACAGCGAGTTCATGGGCATTACCACCCGTTTCAACGCCTTGCATCAGTTGCTCGAACGCCTGCGCAGCAGCGGCGCCGAGCACGTGGTCGCGGCGATCAAACCGGGTTTGCAAGACCTCGCCGAACTGCTCGACGGCTTTAGCGGCCGCGCCCTGACCAACGCTGATGCAGGGCGTCTGGTGATCGCGTTGACCGCCTATAAAGAAGGTTTGCCGGCACGCGTTCGCAGCTTGCGGGCGACTTTTCAGGAGCGCGATCCGAGCGACGCCGAGCAACTGGATTTTCATACCGCGTATGAACTGCTCTATCGCTTCGTCGACGACTTGCACAATTATGCACAGACCCACGCGTCCCTGGCCGATCACAGCCATGTGCGCGAGCAATGGGATGAACCGTTCACCCCGCAAACCAACTGGATGGCATCGGCCGCCTCGGGGATTCGCGCGGCGTTCATTCTGGTGGTTCTGGGATGCTATTGGGTCGCCACCGCGTGGCCGAGTGGGGCGACGATGACGCTGATTGCCGCCGCGACCGTGGGCCTTTCAGCGGCGACACCGAATCCAAAACGCATGGCGTTTCAGATGGCTTGCGGGACGCTCCTCGGGGCCCTGATCGGCTTCGTCGAGATGTTTTTCATCTTCCCGTGGATCGACGGTTTTCCGTTGCTCTGTGTGATGCTCGCGCCGGTGATCGTGCTCGGTTCGTTCCTCACTTCGCGGCCGCAATACGCCGGTGTCGGTCTTGGTTTGCTGATCTTCTTCAGCACCGGTTCGGTGCCGGACAACCTCACCGTTTACAACCCTTACGCGTTTATCAATGACTACATCGCCATGGTGCTCGGCATGCTGGTGTGCGCGGCGGCCGGGGCGATCATTCTGCCGCCCAACAGCCGCTGGTTGTGGCGTCGGCTGGAGCAGGATTTGCGCGGGCAAGTGGTGTACGCGATCAGCGGCAAACTCAAGGGTTTGGCGTCGAGTTTCGAAAGCAGTACGCGGGACTTGCTGCATCAGGCCTACGGTCTCGCGGCAGGGCAACCGCAGGTGCAACGGGACTTGCTGTGCTGGATGTTCGTGGTGCTGGAAGTCGGCCACGCGATCATCGAGTTGCGCAAGGAGCAGGCGATCCTGCCGGTGCATCCGGCCTATGCCGAATCCCAACCGTGGCGTCAGGCGATCCGGGTGATGGGGCGCTCGCTGGTGCGGCTGTTTCTGCAACCGAGTCAGAGCAATCTGGAGCGCAGCCTGATCGCCGTCGATCACGCGATCAGCCGCGCGCAAGCCACCGACGAACCTTTCGCGCCGCACTTCGACACCTCGGCCCTGCGCCGGGTGAAGAGCTACCTGCACTTCATCCGCACGTCGTTGCTGGACCCGCAATCACCGCTCGCCGGCTACATAAATGCCAACGCCACCGCCAAGCCCCAAGGACTTGAACATGCCTCGTGA
- a CDS encoding DUF1656 domain-containing protein, giving the protein MPREIAFHGVYMPTMTLMFFIAAALAWALDRFLSGFDLYRFFWHPALLRLSLFTCLFGALALTVYR; this is encoded by the coding sequence ATGCCTCGTGAAATCGCCTTCCACGGCGTGTACATGCCAACCATGACCCTGATGTTTTTCATCGCGGCGGCACTGGCCTGGGCACTTGATCGGTTCCTGTCCGGGTTCGATCTGTACCGTTTCTTCTGGCACCCGGCGCTGCTGCGCCTGAGTCTGTTTACCTGTCTGTTCGGCGCCCTGGCGCTGACTGTTTACCGTTGA
- a CDS encoding efflux RND transporter periplasmic adaptor subunit — MKKLFSLLATLLVLALAMWIGRTLWVHYMDTPWTRDGRVRADIINVAADVTGEVVDVPVRDNQQVKKGDLLMRIDPEHYRIAVKQAQSLVASRKSTWEMRKVNAHRRADMDNLVISRENRDDASNIADSALADYQHAQAQLEAAELNLKRTEVRAAVDGYVTNLNVHRGDYARIGEAKMAVVDMNSFWVYGFFEETKLPHVRVGDKADMQLMSGEVLKGHVESISRGIYDRDNPQSRELIADVNPTFNWVRLAQRVPVRIHIDEVPEGVLLAAGITCTVVVN; from the coding sequence ATGAAAAAGCTTTTCAGCCTGCTCGCCACCTTGCTGGTGCTGGCCCTTGCGATGTGGATCGGCCGGACCCTGTGGGTGCATTACATGGACACGCCATGGACCCGCGACGGCCGGGTGCGCGCCGACATCATCAACGTCGCCGCCGACGTCACTGGGGAAGTGGTGGACGTGCCGGTGCGCGACAATCAACAGGTGAAGAAGGGTGATTTGCTGATGCGGATCGACCCCGAGCACTACCGCATTGCGGTCAAACAGGCACAGTCGCTGGTGGCCTCGCGCAAGTCGACGTGGGAAATGCGCAAGGTCAACGCCCACCGCCGCGCTGACATGGACAACCTGGTGATCTCCAGGGAAAACCGCGACGACGCCAGCAACATCGCTGACTCAGCCCTGGCCGATTACCAGCACGCACAAGCGCAACTGGAAGCCGCCGAACTGAACCTCAAACGCACCGAGGTCCGCGCAGCGGTGGACGGGTACGTGACCAACCTCAATGTGCATCGCGGCGATTACGCGCGCATCGGTGAGGCGAAAATGGCCGTGGTCGACATGAACTCGTTCTGGGTCTACGGCTTCTTCGAAGAAACCAAATTGCCCCATGTGCGGGTCGGCGATAAAGCCGACATGCAGTTGATGAGTGGGGAAGTGTTGAAGGGGCATGTGGAAAGCATTTCTCGCGGCATCTACGACCGTGATAACCCGCAGAGTCGCGAGCTGATTGCGGATGTGAACCCGACCTTTAACTGGGTGCGTTTGGCGCAGCGAGTGCCGGTGCGGATTCACATTGATGAAGTGCCGGAGGGTGTGCTGTTGGCGGCGGGGATTACGTGCACGGTGGTGGTGAACTAG
- a CDS encoding DUF4440 domain-containing protein, whose amino-acid sequence MTDYTEYFDEVIQAHVAIEQWLAEEQDESALEQLLTRFSPQFSMVSPLGRVLDFDALSELFLMAGGKKLGFRIELSELRGIALLDGGATVSYREQQTDATGLHSDRRSTVMFEKQADGKVVWRHLHETFCKG is encoded by the coding sequence ATGACTGATTACACCGAATATTTTGACGAAGTGATCCAGGCCCACGTCGCCATCGAGCAATGGTTGGCCGAGGAACAGGACGAATCGGCGCTTGAACAGTTGCTGACGCGTTTTTCACCGCAGTTTTCCATGGTCTCGCCGTTGGGCCGGGTGCTGGATTTCGACGCGTTGAGCGAATTGTTTTTGATGGCGGGCGGGAAGAAACTCGGGTTCAGAATTGAGCTCAGCGAGTTGCGCGGCATCGCTCTGCTCGACGGTGGTGCAACGGTGAGTTATCGCGAGCAGCAGACGGATGCGACGGGGTTGCACTCTGATCGGCGGTCGACGGTGATGTTTGAGAAGCAGGCGGATGGCAAGGTGGTTTGGCGGCATTTGCATGAGACGTTTTGCAAGGGCTGA
- a CDS encoding SDR family oxidoreductase: MPVALITGCSSGIGRALADVFKNAGYDVWASARKAEDVVALAAAGFTAVQLDVNDGAALEHLSERINQQHGGLDVLINNAGYGAMGPLLDGGVPAMQRQFETNVFAIVGVTRAMFPVLRRAKGLVVNIGSVSGVLVTPFAGAYCASKAAVHALTDALRMELAPFGVRVMEVQPGAIASSFAKNAGHEAEQLITEQSPWWPLRDGIRARAKASQDNPTPASEFAAGLLKAVQQSKPPRLIRLGNGSRALPLLAGLLPKGLLEAGLMKRFGLKGQLP, encoded by the coding sequence ATGCCCGTTGCGTTAATTACCGGTTGCTCCAGCGGCATTGGACGCGCCCTCGCTGATGTGTTCAAAAATGCCGGATACGACGTCTGGGCCAGCGCCCGCAAGGCTGAAGACGTGGTGGCCCTGGCCGCTGCCGGTTTCACCGCCGTGCAACTGGACGTCAACGACGGCGCCGCACTCGAACACTTGAGCGAGCGCATCAACCAGCAACATGGCGGCCTCGACGTGCTGATCAACAATGCCGGTTATGGCGCCATGGGGCCGTTGCTCGACGGCGGTGTGCCGGCCATGCAACGGCAATTCGAAACCAACGTGTTCGCCATCGTCGGCGTCACCCGCGCGATGTTCCCGGTGCTGCGCCGGGCCAAAGGTCTGGTGGTGAACATCGGCAGCGTGTCCGGGGTTTTGGTCACGCCATTCGCCGGCGCCTACTGCGCCTCGAAAGCGGCGGTGCATGCCTTGACCGATGCGTTGCGCATGGAACTGGCGCCGTTTGGCGTGCGGGTCATGGAAGTCCAACCGGGCGCCATAGCCTCCAGTTTTGCCAAGAATGCCGGTCATGAAGCGGAGCAGTTGATTACCGAACAATCGCCTTGGTGGCCGCTGCGTGACGGCATTCGCGCACGGGCCAAGGCCTCCCAGGACAACCCGACCCCGGCCAGTGAATTTGCCGCCGGCTTGCTCAAGGCCGTGCAGCAGAGCAAACCACCGCGCCTGATTCGTCTGGGCAACGGCAGTCGGGCGTTGCCGTTACTGGCGGGGTTGTTGCCTAAAGGGCTGCTGGAGGCGGGGTTGATGAAGCGGTTCGGGTTGAAGGGGCAACTTCCATGA
- a CDS encoding multidrug transporter has product MFIGVLLVITWLILLLRYPTKALPVSVAAAVGLGVVAMWVIWMDNREVKQLARLELRITYAPEHCPADRPLQLKMNNGNDVPLTELRWRVAAYAPGDTVNLADNQYAAPRYRGPGELQAGANWEDCLPLPPLRPGYRPQTLEFRAERLQGSFSD; this is encoded by the coding sequence ATGTTCATCGGCGTCCTGCTGGTCATCACCTGGCTGATTTTGTTGCTGCGCTACCCGACCAAGGCGTTGCCGGTCTCCGTGGCGGCGGCCGTTGGGTTGGGTGTGGTGGCAATGTGGGTGATCTGGATGGACAACCGCGAGGTCAAGCAACTGGCGCGCCTTGAGTTGCGCATCACCTACGCGCCCGAACACTGCCCGGCGGACCGACCGTTGCAACTGAAAATGAACAACGGCAACGACGTGCCGCTGACCGAGTTACGCTGGCGCGTCGCCGCGTATGCGCCGGGCGATACGGTTAATCTGGCCGACAATCAATACGCCGCACCGCGCTATCGCGGCCCCGGCGAACTGCAGGCCGGCGCGAACTGGGAAGACTGTTTGCCCCTGCCGCCGCTGCGCCCGGGCTATCGCCCGCAAACGCTAGAGTTTCGCGCTGAGCGTTTGCAAGGTAGTTTCTCCGATTGA
- a CDS encoding mannose-1-phosphate guanylyltransferase/mannose-6-phosphate isomerase, with amino-acid sequence MIPVILSGGSGSRLWPLSRKQFPKQFLALTGEQTLFQQTLERLVFEGMDTPIVVCNKEHRFIVNEQLGARKLDVQRILMEPFGRNTAPAVALTALMLVNEGRDELMLVLPADHVLEDQKALQRALALATVAAENGEMVLFGVPATKPETGYGYIKSANDSLLPEGVSRVSHFVEKPDVKRATEFVESGGYFWNSGMFLFRASRFLEELKKHDPDIYDTCVLTLERSEQDADTVDIDSATFACCPDNSIDYSVMEKTQRACVVPLTAGWSDVGCWSSLWEVNEKDANGNVTKGDVVIQDSKNCMIHGNGKLVSVIGLENIVVVETKDAMMIAHKDKVQGVKQMVNTLNELGRSETQTHCEVYRPWGSYDSVDMGGRFQVKRISVKPGACLSLQMHHHRAEHWIVVSGTAEVTCDENVFLLTENQSTYIPIASVHRLRNPGKIPLEIIEVQSGSYLGEDDIERFEDIYGRSTPIDRGVSVKTIAR; translated from the coding sequence ATGATTCCGGTGATCTTGTCAGGTGGTAGTGGCTCACGTCTTTGGCCGCTTTCGCGCAAACAGTTTCCTAAGCAATTCCTCGCCCTGACCGGCGAACAAACATTGTTCCAGCAAACTCTGGAACGCCTGGTGTTCGAAGGCATGGACACCCCGATCGTTGTCTGCAACAAGGAACACCGTTTCATCGTCAACGAGCAGCTGGGCGCCCGTAAACTGGACGTACAGCGCATCCTGATGGAACCGTTCGGCCGCAACACCGCACCAGCCGTGGCCTTGACCGCACTGATGCTGGTCAACGAAGGTCGCGACGAATTGATGTTGGTGCTGCCAGCCGACCACGTGCTGGAAGATCAGAAAGCCCTGCAACGCGCCCTGGCCCTGGCCACGGTCGCTGCAGAAAACGGCGAAATGGTGCTGTTCGGCGTACCGGCCACCAAACCGGAAACCGGCTACGGCTACATCAAGTCGGCCAATGATTCGCTGCTGCCCGAAGGCGTCAGCCGCGTCTCGCACTTCGTCGAAAAACCGGACGTGAAACGCGCCACCGAGTTCGTCGAGTCCGGCGGTTACTTTTGGAACAGCGGAATGTTCCTGTTCCGTGCCAGCCGTTTCCTCGAAGAGCTGAAAAAACACGATCCGGACATCTACGACACCTGCGTGCTGACCCTGGAACGTAGCGAGCAGGATGCCGACACGGTCGACATCGACTCCGCCACCTTCGCTTGCTGCCCGGACAATTCCATCGACTACTCGGTGATGGAAAAAACCCAGCGCGCCTGCGTTGTACCGCTGACCGCGGGCTGGAGCGATGTCGGCTGCTGGTCGTCGTTGTGGGAAGTGAATGAAAAAGACGCCAACGGCAACGTCACCAAAGGCGATGTGGTCATTCAGGACAGCAAAAACTGCATGATCCACGGCAACGGCAAACTGGTGTCGGTGATCGGTCTGGAAAACATCGTGGTCGTCGAAACCAAGGACGCCATGATGATCGCCCACAAGGACAAGGTCCAAGGCGTGAAACAGATGGTCAACACCCTCAACGAACTGGGCCGTAGCGAAACCCAGACCCACTGCGAAGTCTATCGTCCGTGGGGCTCCTACGACTCGGTGGACATGGGCGGCCGCTTCCAGGTCAAGCGCATCTCGGTCAAACCTGGCGCGTGTCTGTCGCTGCAGATGCACCACCACCGCGCCGAACACTGGATCGTGGTCAGCGGCACGGCTGAAGTGACCTGCGACGAAAACGTGTTCCTGCTGACTGAAAACCAGTCGACCTACATTCCGATCGCCTCGGTCCACCGTCTGCGCAACCCGGGCAAGATTCCACTCGAAATCATCGAAGTGCAATCGGGCAGCTACCTGGGCGAAGACGATATCGAGCGGTTTGAAGATATCTACGGTCGCTCTACCCCGATCGACCGCGGCGTATCGGTGAAAACCATCGCGCGGTAA
- a CDS encoding alginate O-acetyltransferase AlgF: protein MTFTTTTPRRLAKTFALVAGMSVLSMSAFAGDAALYGPTAPKGSSFVRVYNAGNAEVSATVGTTNLAEVAPLSSTDFSFMPGGDYSAKVGSQSLPVKLAGDHYYTLVNNASGAPQLIEEPPFKNKQKSLVRVQNLSDKALTLKTADGKTEVVPSVAAKGRGEREINPVKVSLALYDGDKKVGDVKPVALERGEAAVLYVTGTGSSLAPVWVKRPVSTR, encoded by the coding sequence ATGACTTTCACTACTACTACTCCTCGCCGTCTCGCCAAGACCTTCGCACTCGTTGCTGGCATGAGCGTTCTGTCGATGTCCGCCTTCGCAGGCGATGCCGCGCTCTATGGCCCGACCGCACCGAAAGGCTCAAGCTTCGTGCGTGTCTACAACGCCGGTAACGCTGAAGTCAGCGCCACCGTCGGCACCACCAACCTGGCCGAAGTCGCGCCGCTGTCCAGCACTGACTTCAGCTTCATGCCGGGCGGCGACTACAGCGCCAAGGTCGGTAGCCAGTCCCTGCCGGTGAAACTGGCCGGTGATCACTATTACACCCTGGTCAACAACGCCAGCGGCGCACCGCAACTGATCGAAGAGCCGCCGTTCAAGAACAAGCAGAAATCCCTGGTTCGCGTACAGAACCTCAGCGACAAAGCACTGACCCTGAAAACCGCTGACGGCAAGACCGAAGTGGTCCCTTCCGTGGCCGCCAAGGGCCGTGGCGAGCGTGAAATCAACCCGGTTAAAGTCAGCCTGGCGCTATACGATGGCGACAAGAAAGTCGGCGACGTGAAACCGGTTGCCCTGGAACGCGGTGAAGCCGCCGTGCTGTACGTCACCGGCACCGGCAGCAGCCTGGCGCCAGTCTGGGTAAAACGCCCGGTTTCGACGCGCTAA
- a CDS encoding alginate O-acetyltransferase — translation MTRSLRILYITLFMVTLLVLGLWSTRSFLGFSTSAETTVLNGRWTKAVETHYDDEFPIKRLGTNLWAALDFKLFNEGRPGVVLGRDQWLYSDEEFNPIVNEELNLQGNYALVEGVRQELKAKGVKLVMAIVPAKTRLYPEHLGEVKPSSIHANLYEDFHARVAANKVLAPDLFGPMLKAKLNGQQVFLRTDTHWTPEGAQIAAETLAKSITDKYPLSGEPQHFVTEPAENVTHKGDLRLFLPLDPLFENLMPKTEPLQKRNTVAAQDQPAGDDALFANTEVPVALIGTSYSANPNWNFVGALKQALNSDVVNYAEDGHGPILPMLSYLKSDAFKNSPPQVLIWEFPERYLPVNNEIGDADPQWVAELKEAGVNQQNVALNNTKSETPDRAQN, via the coding sequence ATGACCCGCTCATTACGCATCCTCTACATCACCCTGTTCATGGTGACGCTGTTGGTCCTGGGCCTGTGGTCCACGCGCAGTTTCCTCGGCTTCAGTACCTCTGCCGAAACGACGGTGCTCAACGGCCGCTGGACCAAAGCCGTGGAAACGCATTACGACGACGAGTTTCCGATCAAGCGTCTGGGCACCAACCTTTGGGCTGCGCTGGATTTCAAACTGTTCAACGAAGGTCGTCCGGGCGTCGTGCTCGGCCGCGATCAGTGGTTGTACAGCGATGAGGAATTCAACCCGATCGTCAACGAAGAGCTGAACCTGCAAGGCAACTACGCGCTGGTTGAAGGCGTGCGCCAGGAACTGAAAGCCAAAGGCGTGAAACTGGTCATGGCGATCGTGCCGGCCAAGACTCGCCTGTACCCGGAACACCTGGGTGAAGTGAAACCTTCGAGCATCCACGCCAACCTCTATGAGGACTTCCACGCTCGCGTGGCGGCCAACAAGGTCCTCGCTCCCGACCTGTTCGGCCCGATGCTGAAAGCCAAGCTGAACGGTCAGCAAGTGTTCCTGCGCACCGACACTCACTGGACCCCGGAAGGCGCGCAAATCGCCGCCGAAACCCTGGCGAAATCCATTACCGACAAATACCCGCTGAGCGGCGAGCCGCAACACTTCGTCACTGAACCTGCGGAGAACGTGACTCACAAGGGCGACCTGCGGTTGTTCCTGCCGCTGGACCCGCTGTTTGAAAACCTGATGCCCAAAACTGAGCCGTTGCAGAAACGCAACACCGTTGCGGCGCAAGACCAGCCGGCCGGTGATGACGCCCTGTTCGCCAACACTGAAGTGCCGGTGGCCCTGATCGGCACCAGCTACAGCGCTAACCCCAACTGGAACTTCGTCGGTGCGCTGAAACAAGCGCTGAACAGCGACGTGGTCAATTACGCCGAAGACGGCCACGGCCCGATTCTGCCGATGCTCAGCTACCTGAAAAGTGATGCTTTCAAGAATAGCCCGCCACAGGTACTGATCTGGGAGTTTCCTGAACGTTATCTGCCTGTGAACAACGAAATCGGTGACGCCGACCCGCAGTGGGTCGCAGAGCTCAAAGAAGCCGGCGTAAACCAACAAAACGTTGCACTAAACAACACTAAATCCGAGACGCCCGACCGGGCGCAAAACTGA
- a CDS encoding MBOAT family O-acyltransferase, producing MVFSSNVFLFLFLPIFLGMYYLSGIRYRNLLLLIASYVFYAWWRVDFLALFAAVTLWNYWIGLKVGAAGVRTKPAQRWLLLGVGVDLCILGYFKYANFGVDSINAMMTSVGLSPFILTHVLLPIGISFYIFESISYIIDVYRGDTPATRNLIDFAAFVAIFPHLIAGPVLRFRDLADQFNNRTHTLDKFSEGATRFMQGFIKKVFIADTLAVVADHCFALQNPTTGDAWLGALAYTAQLYFDFSGYSDMAIGLGLMMGFRFMENFKQPYISQSITEFWRRWHISLSTWLRDYLYITLGGNRKGTLMTYRNLFLTMLLGGLWHGANITYIVWGAWHGMWLAIEKALGLNTSPRSINPIRWALTFLLVVMGWVIFRSENLHVAGRMYGAMFSFGEWSLSELNAASLTGLQVATLVVAYMTLAFFGIRDFYSNLPPEKTKPVVNVEADGPAAATPGMIKAVPGDSPGSIHEPGYTVGVEATVQPAYWTADWSRYVMRTLVLVLFIASIFKLSAQSFSPFLYFQF from the coding sequence ATGGTATTTTCATCCAACGTGTTCCTGTTTTTGTTCTTGCCGATCTTTCTCGGCATGTACTACTTAAGCGGAATACGCTATCGCAACCTGCTGCTGCTGATCGCCAGCTACGTGTTCTATGCCTGGTGGCGTGTGGACTTCCTTGCGCTGTTCGCAGCCGTCACCCTGTGGAACTACTGGATCGGCCTCAAAGTCGGTGCCGCAGGCGTTCGGACCAAACCGGCACAACGCTGGTTGCTCCTGGGCGTGGGCGTCGACCTGTGCATTCTCGGCTACTTCAAGTACGCCAACTTCGGTGTCGACAGCATCAACGCGATGATGACCTCCGTCGGTCTGTCGCCGTTCATCCTGACCCACGTGCTGTTGCCGATCGGGATCTCGTTCTACATCTTCGAGTCCATCAGCTACATCATCGACGTCTACCGTGGTGATACCCCGGCGACCCGCAACCTGATCGACTTTGCCGCTTTCGTGGCGATCTTCCCGCACCTGATCGCCGGTCCGGTGTTGCGCTTCCGCGATCTCGCCGACCAGTTCAACAACCGCACCCACACCCTCGACAAGTTCTCCGAGGGTGCCACGCGGTTCATGCAGGGTTTCATCAAGAAGGTTTTCATCGCCGACACCCTGGCGGTCGTGGCCGACCATTGCTTCGCCTTGCAGAACCCGACCACGGGCGATGCCTGGCTCGGCGCGCTGGCCTACACTGCGCAGCTGTATTTCGACTTCTCCGGTTACAGCGACATGGCAATCGGTCTGGGCTTGATGATGGGTTTCCGCTTCATGGAAAACTTCAAACAGCCGTACATCAGCCAGTCGATCACCGAGTTCTGGCGTCGCTGGCACATCAGCCTGTCCACCTGGTTGCGTGACTACCTGTACATCACGCTGGGCGGTAACCGTAAAGGTACGCTGATGACCTATCGCAACCTGTTCCTGACCATGCTGCTCGGTGGTCTGTGGCACGGCGCGAACATCACTTACATCGTCTGGGGTGCGTGGCACGGCATGTGGCTGGCGATCGAAAAGGCCCTCGGCCTGAACACCTCGCCGCGCAGCATCAACCCGATCCGCTGGGCGCTGACCTTCCTGCTCGTGGTCATGGGCTGGGTGATCTTCCGCTCGGAAAACCTGCACGTCGCCGGTCGTATGTACGGCGCGATGTTCAGCTTCGGCGAATGGTCACTGTCTGAACTCAACGCGGCCAGCCTCACCGGCCTGCAAGTGGCAACTCTGGTGGTGGCTTACATGACCCTGGCGTTCTTCGGCATTCGTGACTTCTACAGCAACCTGCCGCCTGAGAAGACCAAGCCTGTTGTGAACGTCGAGGCCGATGGCCCGGCTGCCGCTACGCCTGGAATGATCAAAGCCGTACCGGGCGACAGCCCGGGCAGCATCCACGAGCCTGGCTACACCGTCGGCGTTGAAGCGACTGTGCAACCGGCCTACTGGACTGCGGACTGGTCTCGTTACGTGATGCGCACGCTGGTACTGGTGCTGTTCATCGCCTCGATTTTCAAACTCTCGGCGCAAAGCTTCTCGCCGTTCCTTTACTTCCAGTTCTGA